DNA from Acidobacteriota bacterium:
CAGCCAACAACCTTGATGACAGAAAATTGATCCGCTCCAGATATTTCACCGGAGTTGTATTGTAGTTTTTGGCGATGAATTCAGTTTCCGTAGGGGCCTCAGCCAGATGAGTCAAAATCGGCGCATCTAGTTTTTCCGCCAGTGCGCGAACTTCATTCAGGTGCTCCGTGCTGACAGTGTAAGGCGCATGCGGAGCAATTGCGGCGGTGATCAACGAATCGCCTTTCCATCGTTTCAGAAATTTTTCCGAATAGGCCATCGCTTCGGCCCAGGTTTTGTTGTCGGCAACCGGAAAATCAATCACCGTTTCTCCCAGCACGCCGCGCATCCCCGCGCGCTTGGTTTCTTCGGCGATGGTGTCTTCAAAGTAGTACATATCGGCATAAGTCGAAATGCCGCCTCGAATCATTTCCGCCAGCCCAAGCCGGGTTCCCGCTACAACAAATTCCCGGTCAACGTTTTTGGCTTCCGCCGGGAAAATGTATTTTGTCAGCCAATCCTGCAGATTCAGGTCGTCCGCAATCCCGCGAAAAAGAACCATTGGCACGTGCGTATGTGCATTGATCAATCCGGGGAGAACGATTTTTCCATGCGCATTGATGGTTTGCTTTGGGAAATACCGCCTGGCTTTCAATTGTGCCTCGTCCCCAACTTCAACAATCCGTTCGCCAAGAATCGCCACAAAGCCGTTTTCAAACAAGTGCCGCTCGCCATCCATTGTCACGACCGTGCCGCCTGTGATCAGCAGATCAACGCGATTGCCTGAAACCGAGCCGGGCCGTTTCTGCCCGGACAACAAAACTACGGAGGCGATTAAAACAACAATGACAAGTAGCTTCTTCATCTAACAACTTCTCCGAAGAATTCCGAACCACTAACGCAGGTGCAGCACACTTTGAACGATCTTGCCCGCTTTCCTTTCAACCCGTCGCCAGGAACTGTTGTCGTTCAGCGAAACCCAACGTCGCTCTTCCGAACGGTAATGCCAATCCTTATCCGCTTGATAAAAGACCTGAAGGCCGCGTCCTTCGATAATGTTCAGGATTTCGTTGTCGTGATAATTGGCGTCGTCAACGTCTGTGACGGCTCGCTGTCCCATCTCCGAATACACTTCATGCAGTTCCAGCAGCAGACTATTGACTTCCGGGCTGAGCGGTTTGGCGTTCAACCCGATTCGCTGCGCTTCTTTGATCGTGATGGGGTAGGAATGCCACGGGTAATCGGAGTTCAAAATCCGGCTGATGTTTTCAGCACGTTTCTTGTCATGCATGTGATAAGACAGAATTTCATTGCATAACCGGATCGAAAGCGAACTGCTGCGGTCTACTGCGCCAATCACCAGCGGATGAATGTGGTTGAAAATCGAAGCGTAAGGGTTCGCGCCTTCGTCCTTGGCTTCCTTGCGCCAAAGATTGATGATGCGCGTCAGTTCGTCCAGGCTGACGCTGACACGGCTGTTGTTGATGTCAATCGGCGACAGATCGTGCGTCAGCGAAGTATCCACCGCCGAAAGATAAGCCAGCGGCCCCATCTGAATTTCATCCGCTCCCAGCGCAATCATCGTCGCCGCCGAAACGCAGTTTAGCGGAACCAATGCCGTCAGTCGTTCGCAATACTGCCGAAGCAGGTGAACGACCCTTAGCGAAGCCGTGCCGTTCCCACCATCTGATTTGATAAACAGCGTCAGGTCTTTTTGCTTCCCGAGGTGCCGGAGCAACGCGTAAAAGGTAACCACATCGTCCTGACAGACAGAACCGCTTGGCGCGTCCCAATACGCCATGACCGTGGAGCCAAGACATTTTTCCAGAGCTGAAATAATTTTCTGCGTCTCGGAAAAAAGAATGGGTGGTTTGTTGATTTTTTGTTTTGGTGACATCGTTTGGCGTCTTTTTCGGGATATGAAAACTGTTGAACAGGCGATGACGACAAGTTTCACAGAAAACTTCCGTCGAATGCTTCCGGCAGCAACTGGCCAATTGTGTGAACTTCCATCTTTCCGTATTGATCGGACATCAACACTTCCACCTGATTGCCGCACAGTTCGTAAATCACTTGACGACAAGCGCCGCAGGGCGGAACCGGCGCTTCAGCATCAGCGATCACGGCAATGCGCGTAAATTCCCTTGCGCCTTCGGAAATCGCTTTGCCCAGCGCCACGCGCTCAGCGCACATCGTCAAGCCGTAGCTGGAATTTTCCACATTGCAGCCGGTAAAAACCCGGCCATCGGCAGATTCCACTGCTGCGCCAACTCTGAATTTGGAGTACGGCGAATAGGAAAACTGCCTTGCCTGGCTGGCCATTTCAATCAACTCTTTTGCTGTTTTACCACTTTGATTCACGAAGCTTTTTTCCCCAATTCCTTCTGTAACTGTGCATGGATTTTGCCCGAAATCAGATCAATGCCGACTTCATTGTACCCGCCTTCCGGAATAATCACATCGGCGTATCGCTTGGACGGTTCGACAAACTGCTCGTGCATGGGGCGCACGGTTTCCAGGTATTGTTTGATGACCGATTCCACCGTTCGTCCGCGTTCGTGAACATCCCGCTGCAAGCGACGAATAAAACGCAAATCGTCATCCGTATCCACGAAGATTTTGATGTCCATCAACCCGCGCAACGCAGCGTCCACGAAAATCAAAATGCCTTCGATGATCATGATTGGCTTGGGCTGAACGTGAATGGTTTCGGCTTTACGGGTATGAATGGAAAAATCGTAGACAGGCATGTTGATCGCCTCGCCCGCACGTAATGCCTTGACGTGGTTGATGAACAGATCGTTATCCAATGCGTCGGGATGATCGAAATTGATCTGGTGACGCAGCTCAATCGGCATGTCTTCCAGGTTCCGGTAATAACTGTCCTGCTGAAAGAACACCACGTGCTCATCGCTGACATTTTCCAAAATGCGCCGAGCGACAGTTGTCTTGCCCGATCCCGTACCGCCGCAAATTCCAATGATCATATTGCTCTATTCAATAACGCGCGCCAATAATCCTTCAGGCGCGACAAACTGTTTCAGCTTTTTGTAGGGAACCGTGACCCGCTCGGAACAGGCTTCCATTACGTGAGGCCACAAAGGTTGGACCCGTAATCCTTCGGCAGAAAAGTTGAAGGCGAAAAGACTGTCTTCAAGATGTTCCAGCGAATACAGGTTTGGATCGCCATCGCAGGTTCCTTCCCTGGTTTTGCCCGTGGCGACCAGTCTCGCGGTTCGTTCCAGTTGTGCGGCAAAGACGATTTTCAGAATCTCGGTTTTGTTCTGTTCATAGTTCTGAAACAGGTCTTCAAACTCAATCAACTTCCCCGTCTTCAGATCAAACGTTAAGGAGATATTGGAATCATTCGTGGGATACGGGCCTCCACAAAACCAGGATGCCGAGGCATAAATACTAAAGATTTGCTTTGTCGAATACTCCACATCAGACTTAACGCGATAATTGCCGGCCGTTCTCGACGTATCCCCATCGCATCCGAAGTCGGCTGTAATTTCGTCAATCTTCTGATTGACCGTTTGCAGCACCTTTGCGTCCTGATAATAGGTGAGTCGCGGGAATCGAACGTCCGCGTTGCGCACGACAACCGATTCAAATCTGACACTCGCACCATTCAAACTTGTGCGAGTCGGTCGCCGAGTTGACTGAGCTAAAATTGCACCGCCAAAAGAAAAAGCCGAAAGAAGCAGAATTAAACCAACAAACTTCATAACCCTCACATCCTGACAATCACCCTGGTCAGTAATTCGCAGAACTGCGCACTGACGCGATGTCCCATTTCCATCACTTCCGCGTGATTGATCGGAGCGTCTTCGATTCCAGCGGCGGCGTTCGTAATCAACGAAATGCCAAGCGTTTTCATCCCCATTTGGCGCGCGACAATGGCTTCCGGCACGGTGGACATTCCCACGGCATCCGCGCCCAGCAATCGCATCATGCGAATTTCCGCCGGGGTTTCGTAATTTGGCCCTTGCAAGGACATATACACGCCTTCGGTCAGCCGGATGTTTAATTCCGCCGCAATCTCCTTGGCAATACGGCGATATGCTTTCGAGTACACCTCGCTCATATCCGGAAAGCGATCTCCCAGACGGTTGTCATGCTGACCGCGCAAGGGACTTTTCATCATCAGGTTGATGTGGTCGCTGATCAGCATCAGGTCGCCTGCCTTGAAGCTTTGATTGACTCCGCCCGCAGCGTTCGTCAGCACAAGCTTTTTGACACCCATTGCTCCGAATGCGCGAATCGGCAGCGTCACTTCATCCAACGAATAACCTTCGTAGTAATGAAAACGTCCCTGCATCACCGCGACGTTGATGCCGGCGCCGGGAAGCTTGCCCACGACCAACCGCCCGGAATGCCCTTCGACGGTCGAACGCGCGAAGTCAGGAATCTCTTCGTAGGGAACGATGGTTTTCTCTTCCAGCGTTTCGGCAAAGGCTCCCAGCCCCGAGCCGAGCACGGCAGCAACATCAACTTCTGCCTGGATTCGTTCACGAATAAACCGCGCCGAAGTTTGCGCGCGGTCAAAAATAGAACTTGTCATAAACTCCTTTTTCATCCTCAAAACTTATTCTTTGACATACGCCACGCCGAGCGCTTTTGGCGGGTTGGCGCGGCGAATGAATCCAGCCAACACGACCATCGTCAACACGTACGGAATCATCAGCACAAACTGGTTGGGAATGTTGACATTGCCCTGCATGCGGATCGAAACCGCTTCGGCAAAGCCGAACAACAAACAGGCCATCAACGCTCCCACCGGATGCCATTTGCCGAAAATTAGTGCCGCCAAGGCAATGAACCCACGGCCGGCAGTCATGTTGCGCGTAAACTGCGAACTTTGGCCAATGGACAGATATGCCCCGCCAAGCGCAGCCAACGCGCCGGAAATTAACACACCAGCGTAACGCATTCGCCGCACGTTGACTCCTGCCGTATCCGCAGCTTCAGGGTTTTCACCCACCGCGCGAAGTCGCAATCCAAACCGGGTTCGATACAACACATAAACTGACAACGCCACCACCAGAAACGCCAAATAGACAATCGGTTTTTGGTTGAAGATGGACGCCAGCATCGGCGACGAATCCGAATTAAAAATCGGAATATCCGGCAGCACTTCATCTTTGCTCAATTGCCGGGTTGCGCCCGTGGATTCAAACAACGCTCCCGACAGCAACGCTGGAACGCCCAGAAACAAAATGTTGATCGCCGTTCCGCTGACTACCTGATCCGCTCGATAGTTGATCGTTGCCACTGCGTGCAACGCAGCAACCAACACCCCCGCCAACACAGCCGTCAACACTCCGACCAGCGAACTATGCGCAAACACTGTCACCGCCGCAGCCGTAAAGGCTCCGGCCAGCATCATGCCTTCCAATGCAATGTTGATCACGCCGCTACGTTCGGAATACAACCCACCCAACGCAGCCAGGATCAATGGCGTGGACAACCGAATGGTTGAAGCAATCAGCGTATAGTTGAAAATGTTTCTGAGCATTTCTTGTCTCCAATTCAGCTAATGCGGTCGCCGTTTCTTTCCCTGCGTGACTTTCACGATCGTTTTCGTGCTTTTTGCTCGCTCTTGTACATCTGCCTGCTCAATCGCCAATTGTATGAAACGCCGCAAGTGGAGGTTTCGCAATTCTTCGGGGCTGGAAACTTTGAGATGACGAACTTGCTTGCCGGAACCAATCAACATACCGTCCGGGTCAGACAAGGTCGCTCCGTAATTGAATCCCAAGTTGACGTGTTTGCTGTATACGGCAATATGACAAAACGCTTCTTTCAATCGTTCGGTAAAGGTAAATGCGATGGCCACGGCATTGTAGGCATCGTAAATCAATTCGTTCGCGGTCGGAGCTTCCGACAAAACCATTTCGCGAAGTTTGAGCGCCAGTTCGCCGACCGACAGATCGTAAACGGACAAAAAGCGTATCAACTCTTCACTGGGAGGTTTTGCGTTTTTCATGCTTTCGCGCCGCTGACGGCTTTTCGCAAAATCAATCGCCGGAACAACCACTCCATCGCCACAAATAAAATGATGATACCCTGCAGCACCTGCACCAGGTCTTTCGAAACCTTGTCAGAAAAAATGTCCACGAACAATCCGCCACGGTTCAACGCGCCAAACAAAATCGCCGCCAGCACCACGCCAACCGGATGATTCCGCCCCAACAATGCGACGGCAATTCCGGCAAATCCATAACCAGGTGAAAAGCCGTCGTAATACCGATAGCGATATCCCAGCACTTCATTGACGCCCACCATCCCTGCCAATGACCCCGACAGCGCCATTGCCAACACAATTTGCCGCTGTACGCTGATGCCGCCGTACTCCGCCGCCGAAGGGTTCATGCCAACAGCACGAATCTCATAACCCCACTTCGTTTTCCACAAAAACACCCACACCAGAAAGCACATCAGCAATGCCAGCAGAAACGCAACATTGAGTGGGATACGCTCCGGAAAATGAATGCCCAAAGGCGACAGCAGAGTCGAAAACCGTGCAATGTGCGCCTGATCGGCAATCATCCTGGTTTGCAGAATAGGATCGCCAGTGACTTTATACCGGCTTTGCGTCAGATAACTGACCAGGCCAACTGCAATGAAGTTCAACATAATCGTGTTGATGACTTCGTGTGATCCAAAGCGTGCTTTCAGCATGCCAGGAATTCCGCCCCAAATACCGCCCGCCAACATCGCCGCAATCATCGCCATCGGAACCAATACCCATCCCGGCAAACCAGAGAACG
Protein-coding regions in this window:
- a CDS encoding DUF1801 domain-containing protein is translated as MKNAKPPSEELIRFLSVYDLSVGELALKLREMVLSEAPTANELIYDAYNAVAIAFTFTERLKEAFCHIAVYSKHVNLGFNYGATLSDPDGMLIGSGKQVRHLKVSSPEELRNLHLRRFIQLAIEQADVQERAKSTKTIVKVTQGKKRRPH
- a CDS encoding amidohydrolase, which encodes MKKLLVIVVLIASVVLLSGQKRPGSVSGNRVDLLITGGTVVTMDGERHLFENGFVAILGERIVEVGDEAQLKARRYFPKQTINAHGKIVLPGLINAHTHVPMVLFRGIADDLNLQDWLTKYIFPAEAKNVDREFVVAGTRLGLAEMIRGGISTYADMYYFEDTIAEETKRAGMRGVLGETVIDFPVADNKTWAEAMAYSEKFLKRWKGDSLITAAIAPHAPYTVSTEHLNEVRALAEKLDAPILTHLAEAPTETEFIAKNYNTTPVKYLERINFLSSRLLAAHVVHVNDEEIALLKRREVGIAHCPQSNMKLASGTAPIPAMLKAGLRVGLGTDGAASNHDLSLWEEVDTAAKLHKLISGDPTAVPAQDALAMATIGGARALHLENEVGSLETGKRADVILVDLSALHLTPMYNCYSHLVYAAKASDVSDTIVNGRVLMRNRKLLTLNEEAIKASANKYQKQVSRSLRQ
- a CDS encoding ABC transporter permease, which translates into the protein MLRNIFNYTLIASTIRLSTPLILAALGGLYSERSGVINIALEGMMLAGAFTAAAVTVFAHSSLVGVLTAVLAGVLVAALHAVATINYRADQVVSGTAINILFLGVPALLSGALFESTGATRQLSKDEVLPDIPIFNSDSSPMLASIFNQKPIVYLAFLVVALSVYVLYRTRFGLRLRAVGENPEAADTAGVNVRRMRYAGVLISGALAALGGAYLSIGQSSQFTRNMTAGRGFIALAALIFGKWHPVGALMACLLFGFAEAVSIRMQGNVNIPNQFVLMIPYVLTMVVLAGFIRRANPPKALGVAYVKE
- a CDS encoding ABC transporter permease, translating into MDQDIELMKTLLRELLFPLIAVLAAFVIGGLVVLAIGDNPFTVYRLLISSAFGLFDAQGTFTWDNWGYTLFYATPLIFTGLAVSLAFKCGLLNIGAEGQLYVGAFAAAWVGFTFSGLPGWVLVPMAMIAAMLAGGIWGGIPGMLKARFGSHEVINTIMLNFIAVGLVSYLTQSRYKVTGDPILQTRMIADQAHIARFSTLLSPLGIHFPERIPLNVAFLLALLMCFLVWVFLWKTKWGYEIRAVGMNPSAAEYGGISVQRQIVLAMALSGSLAGMVGVNEVLGYRYRYYDGFSPGYGFAGIAVALLGRNHPVGVVLAAILFGALNRGGLFVDIFSDKVSKDLVQVLQGIIILFVAMEWLFRRLILRKAVSGAKA
- a CDS encoding purine-nucleoside phosphorylase; translated protein: MTSSIFDRAQTSARFIRERIQAEVDVAAVLGSGLGAFAETLEEKTIVPYEEIPDFARSTVEGHSGRLVVGKLPGAGINVAVMQGRFHYYEGYSLDEVTLPIRAFGAMGVKKLVLTNAAGGVNQSFKAGDLMLISDHINLMMKSPLRGQHDNRLGDRFPDMSEVYSKAYRRIAKEIAAELNIRLTEGVYMSLQGPNYETPAEIRMMRLLGADAVGMSTVPEAIVARQMGMKTLGISLITNAAAGIEDAPINHAEVMEMGHRVSAQFCELLTRVIVRM
- the cdd gene encoding cytidine deaminase: MASQARQFSYSPYSKFRVGAAVESADGRVFTGCNVENSSYGLTMCAERVALGKAISEGAREFTRIAVIADAEAPVPPCGACRQVIYELCGNQVEVLMSDQYGKMEVHTIGQLLPEAFDGSFL
- the udk gene encoding uridine kinase → MIIGICGGTGSGKTTVARRILENVSDEHVVFFQQDSYYRNLEDMPIELRHQINFDHPDALDNDLFINHVKALRAGEAINMPVYDFSIHTRKAETIHVQPKPIMIIEGILIFVDAALRGLMDIKIFVDTDDDLRFIRRLQRDVHERGRTVESVIKQYLETVRPMHEQFVEPSKRYADVIIPEGGYNEVGIDLISGKIHAQLQKELGKKAS